In one window of Henckelia pumila isolate YLH828 chromosome 1, ASM3356847v2, whole genome shotgun sequence DNA:
- the LOC140875754 gene encoding pentatricopeptide repeat-containing protein At1g77360, mitochondrial isoform X2, whose product MGDLRNLGSSLDNANFSDLSPSLVLQVLNKLNNSGTMALSFFRWAERQRSFQHTPECYNALIESLGGIKQFTMVWILVDEMKNNGLLAKETFALVSRRLARARRVNEAIEAFERMEKRYGLKPDLQDYNRLLDTLSKSKHVEKAQELFDTWKDWKFVPDIKSYAVLLEGWGDRCNFLRLNEVYLEMQGEGLEPDVVTYGILINAHCKAKRHDKAVGLFHEMSGKNIKATPHIYCTLINGLGAEKRLGEAIEFFNLYKSDCVMEAPTYNAMIGAYCWSMRIHDAYAIVDEMKQCGIGPHPRTYDIILHHLVKAGRTSEACSVFERMSDEWGVEPNLSTHEIMVRMFCNGGQMDMALKVWDQMRFRGMIPGMHMFLALINGLCDQKRVGEACEYLQEMLDMGIRPPELVLKRLKQGLLDEGKPDIVIILDGKIRKLRDSPLFG is encoded by the coding sequence TCTGGACAACGCTAATTTTAGTGATTTGTCGCCAAGTCTTGTGTTGCAAGTGTTGAATAAACTCAACAATTCTGGAACTATGGCACTATCGTTTTTCCGGTGGGCTGAGAGGCAGAGAAGTTTCCAGCACACGCCAGAGTGCTACAATGCTCTCATTGAATCGTTAGGGGGAATCAAGCAGTTCACAATGGTGTGGATTTTGGTGGATGAGATGAAAAATAATGGCTTGTTGGCAAAAGAGACTTTTGCCCTCGTTTCGAGGAGGCTTGCGAGGGCTAGAAGGGTGAACGAGGCTATAGAGGCATTTGAGAGAATGGAGAAGAGGTATGGATTGAAGCCTGATTTACAAGACTACAATAGGTTGCTTGATACTTTGAGCAAATCTAAGCATGTGGAGAAGGCTCAAGAATTGTTTGATACATGGAAAGATTGGAAGTTTGTGCCGGATATTAAGTCGTATGCCGTGTTGTTGGAAGGGTGGGGTGATAGATGTAATTTTCTAAGGCTTAATGAGGTTTATCTTGAGATGCAAGGGGAAGGATTGGAGCCTGATGTTGTGACGTATGGAATCTTAATTAATGCCCATTGTAAAGCTAAACGCCATGATAAAGCCGTTGGCTTGTTTCACGAAATGAGTGGCAAAAACATAAAGGCAACACCTCATATATATTGTACTTTGATCAATGGCTTGGGGGCAGAGAAGAGATTGGGCGAAGCTATCGAGTTTTTCAACTTGTACAAAAGTGATTGTGTTATGGAAGCACCTACTTATAATGCAATGATTGGTGCTTATTGTTGGTCGATGCGAATTCACGATGCTTATGCAATAGTTGATGAGATGAAACAATGTGGGATTGGACCGCATCCACGGACATATGATATTATTCTACATCATCTTGTAAAGGCGGGTAGAACGAGTGAGGCATGTAGCGTTTTTGAGAGAATGAGTGATGAGTGGGGAGTTGAACCGAATTTAAGCACGCACGAGATCATGGTCAGGATGTTTTGCAACGGGGGGCAAATGGATATGGCATTGAAGGTTTGGGATCAGATGAGGTTTCGTGGCATGATTCCGGGGATGCATATGTTTTTGGCTTTGATTAATGGTTTGTGCGACCAAAAAAGGGTGGGCGAGGCGTGTGAATATCTTCAAGAAATGTTAGATATGGGTATTAGGCCTCCGGAGTTGGTGTTAAAAAGATTGAAACAGGGTTTGCTTGATGAGGGGAAACCAGATATTGTCATTATATTGGATGGTAAAATAAGGAAATTAAGAGATTCTCCATTGTTTGGTTGA